In one window of Meleagris gallopavo isolate NT-WF06-2002-E0010 breed Aviagen turkey brand Nicholas breeding stock chromosome 12, Turkey_5.1, whole genome shotgun sequence DNA:
- the SIN3A gene encoding paired amphipathic helix protein Sin3a, whose amino-acid sequence MKEFKSQSIDTPGVISRVSQLFKGHPDLIMGFNTFLPPGYKIEVQTNDMVNVTTPGQVHQIPTHGLQPQPQPQPQHQSQPSAQSTPTPAQPAPQPPPAKISKPSQLQAHTPASQQTPPIPPYASPRSPPVQPHTPVTISLGTTPSLQNNQPVEFNHAINYVNKIKNRFQGQPDIYKAFLEILHTYQKEQRNAKEAGGNYTPALTEQEVYAQVARLFKNQEDLLSEFGQFLPDANSSVLLSKTTAEKVESVRNDHGGTVKKPQLNNKQQRPNQNGCQIRRHSGAGTTPPVKKKPKLLGLKDQSLAEASKHGVGTESLFFEKVRKALRSTEAYENFLRCLVIFNQEVISRAELVQLVSPFLGKFPELFTWFKNFLGYKESVHMETYPKERATEGIAMEIDYASCKRLGSSYRALPKSYQQPKCTGRTPLCKEVLNDTWVSFPSWSEDSTFVSSKKTQYEEHIYRCEDERFELDVVLETNLATIRVLEAIQKKLSRLSAEEQAKFRLDNTLGGTSEVIHRKALQRIYADKAADIIDGLRKNPSVAVPIVLKRLKMKEEEWREAQRGFNKVWREQNEKYYLKSLDHQGINFKQNDTKVLRSKSLLNEIESIYDERQEQASEDNAGVPTGPHLSLAYEDKQILEDAASLIIHHVKRQTGIQKEDKYKIKQIMYHFIPDLLFAQRGELSDVEEEEEEEMDVDEATGAAKKHNGVGGSPPKTKLMFNNTTAQKLRGMDEVYNLFYVNSNWYIFMRLHQILCLRLLRICTQAERQIEEETREREWEREVLGIKRDKSDSPAIQLRLKEPMDIDVEDYYPAFLDMVRNLLDGNMDSSQYEDSLREMFTIHAYIAFTMDKLIQSIVRQLQHIVSDEICVQVTDLYLSENNNGATGGLLASQSSRNLLEATYQRKAEQLMSEENCFKLMFIQSRGQVQLTIELLDTEEENSDDPVEAERWSDYVERYVNSDSTSPELREHLAQKPVFLPRNLRRIRKCQRGREQQEKEGKEGNSKKSMENVESLDKLECKFKLNSYKMVYVIKSEDYMYRRTALLRAQQSHERVSKRLHQRFQAWVDKWTKEHVTREMAAETSKWLMGEGLEGLVPCTTTCDTETLHFVSINKYRVKYGTIFKTP is encoded by the exons ATGAAGGAATTCAAATCTCAGAG CATTGACACTCCAGGAGTGATCAGCCGCGTATCGCAGCTCTTCAAGGGCCACCCAGACTTGATTATGGGTTTCAACACCTTCTTGCCTCCCGGCTACAAGATCGAGGTGCAGACAAACGATATGGTGAACGTGACGACCCCGGGGCAGGTTCACCAGATCCCCACTCATGGCCTGCAGCCCCAGccgcagccccagccccagcatcaGTCGCAGCCTTCAGCGCAATCGACCCCAACACCAGCACAGCCAGCGCCGCAGCCACCACCTGCCAAAATCAGCAAG ccatcacagctgcaggcacacacacCTGCCAGCCAGCAGACCCCCCCAATTCCACCGTATGCGTCCCCACGCTCACCACCAGTGCAGCCTCACACACCCGTGACAATCTCTCTGGGAACCACACCATCCCTGCAGAACAATCAGCCCGTCGAGTTTAATCACGCCATCAACTATGTCAACAAGATCAAGAACCGCTTCCAGGGACAGCCAGACATCTACAAAGCCTTCCTGGAGATCCTCCATACATACCAG AAGGAGCAGCGCAATGCCAAGGAGGCAGGGGGCAACTACACACCAGCACTGACGGAGCAGGAGGTGTATGCACAGGTGGCTCGCCTCTTCAAGaaccaggaggatctgctctcaGAGTTTGGGCAGTTTCTGCCAGATGCCAACAGCTCGGTG CTGTTAAGCAAGACGACTGCAGAGAAAGTGGAGTCGGTGAGAAATGATCACGGTGGCACAGTGAAGAAGCCACAGCTCAATAACAAGCAGCAAAGACCCAACCAGAATGGCTGTCAGATCCGGCGGCACTCAGGAGCAGGGACAACCCCTCCAGTGAAG aagaaacCAAAGCTGCTTGGTTTAAAAGACCAGTCCTTGGCAGAAGCCAGCAAGCATGGTGTGGGGACAGAATCTCTGTTCTTTGAGAAG GTCCGCAAAGCTCTGCGAAGCACAGAAGCGTATGAAAACTTCCTTCGCTGCCTGGTTATTTTCAACCAGGAGGTGATCTCCCGTGCAGAGCTGGTGCAGCTAGTTTCCCCATTCCTGGG GAAATTCCCCGAACTGTTCACTTGGTTTAAAAACTTTCTGGGCTATAAGGAGTCTGTTCACATGGAGACGTATCCCAAGGAACGGGCAACCGAAGGGATTGCCATGGAGATAGACTATGCCTCCTGTAAAAGACTGGGCTCCAGCTACAGAGCCTTGCCCAAGAGCTACCAGCAGCCCAAGTGCACGGGGCGGACGCCGCTGTGTAAAGAG GTTTTGAATGACACTTGGGTCTCCTTCCCTTCCTGGTCTGAAGACTCTACTTTTGTGAGCTCCAAGAAGACACAGTACGAAGAGCACATCTACAGGTGTGAGGATGAGCGTTTTGAG CTGGACGTTGTCTTGGAGACCAACCTGGCAACGATCCGTGTCCTTGAGGCCATCCAGAAGAAACTCTCACGTTTGTCTGCTGAGGAGCAGGCCAAGTTCCGGCTGGACAACACCCTGGGAGGCACCTCGGAGGTGATCCACCGCAAGGCCCTGCAGAGGATATATGCAGACAAAGCAGCTGACATCATTGATGGGCTCCGGAAGAACCCGTCTGTTGCTGTTCCTATTGTCCTGAAAAG GTTAAAGATGAAAGAGGAGGAGTGGCGAGAAGCCCAGAGAGGATTTAATAAAGTCTGGCGAGAGCAGAATGAGAAGTATTACCTGAAGTCCTTGGACCACCAGGGCATCAACTTCAAGCAGAACGATACCAAGGTCCTGAGGTCAAAGAGTCTCCTCAATGAGATTGAAAGCATCTATGATGAG AGGCAAGAGCAGGCTTCAGAAGACAACGCTGGGGTTCCCACAGGCCCGCACCTCTCGTTAGCCTATGAAGACAAGCAGATCCTGGAGGACGCTGCCTCCCTCATCATCCACCACGTGAAGCGGCAGACGGGAATCCAGAAGGAGGACAAGTACAAAATCAAGCAGATCATGTACCACTTCATTCCAGACCTGCTGTTTGCTCAGCGAGGTGAACTCTCAGAtgtggaagaggaggaagaagaagaaatggacGTGGATGAAGCTACCGGAGCTGCAAAAAAGCACAACGGTGTGGGGGGCAGTCCTCCCAAAACCAAGCTGATGTTCAACAACACGACGGCCCAGAAGCTGCGGGGCATGGATGAGGTCTACAACCTCTTCTACGTGAACAGCAACTGGTACATCTTCATGAGGCTGCATCAGATCCTGTGCTTGCGGCTGCTGCGGATCTGCACCCAGGCTGAGCGGCAGATCGAAGAGGAGACACGGGAGAGGGAGTGGGAGAGGGAAGTGCTGGGCATCAAGAGAGATAAGAGCGACAGCCCCGCCATCCAGCTGAGGCTGAAGGAGCCAA TGGACATCGATGTGGAGGATTACTACCCAGCATTCCTGGACATGGTGCGTAACCTCCTGGATGGGAACATGGACTCGTCGCAGTACGAGGACTCCCTGCGTGAGATGTTCACCATTCATGCCTACATTGCCTTCACCATGGACAAGCTGATCCAGAGCATCGTGCGGCAG CTCCAGCACATAGTGAGCGATGAGATCTGCGTGCAGGTCACAGACCTCTACCTGTCAGAAAACAACAACGGGGCCACAGGAGGCCTCCTGGCTTCACAGTCCTCTCGGAACCTTCTGGAGGCCACCTACCAGCGCAAAGCTGAGCAGCTCATGTCGGAGGAGAACTGCTTCAAG CTGATGTTCATCCAGAGCAGAGGCCAAGTTCAGTTAACCATTGAACTGCTGGACACAGAGGAGGAGAACTCTGATGACCCTGTAGAAGCAGAG CGCTGGTCAGACTACGTGGAGCGGTACGTCAACTCCGACTCTACCTCCCCTGAGCTCCGGGAGCACCTGGCCCAGAAACCTGTCTTCTTGCCCAG gaaTCTGAGGCGGATCCGTAAGTGTCAGCGTGGTcgggagcagcaggagaaggaagggaaggagggaaacaGTAAGAAGTCCATGGAGAACGTGGAGAGCTTGGACAAGCTGGAGTGTAAATTCAAACTGAACTCCTATAAGATGGTGTACGTGATCAAATCGGAGGATTACATGTACAGGAGGACTGCTCTGCTGCGAGCTCAGCAG tCCCATGAAAGAGTGAGCAAGCGGCTGCACCAGAGGTTCCAGGCCTGGGTGGACAAATGGACCAAGGAGCACGTCACCCGCGAGATGGCAGCCGAGACGAGCAAGTGGCTAATGGGCGAAGGGTTGGAGGGCTTGGTGCCCTGCACCACCACCTGTGACACAGAGACCCTGCACTTTGTGAGCATTAACAAGTACCGCGTCAAATACGGCACAATATTCAAGACACCGTAA
- the MAN2C1 gene encoding alpha-mannosidase 2C1 isoform X2, with product MTDIVCSMRSPNEEATQLLGEENQRSFQALYAANQIVNVCDVKDPSTFPAARELAAAIFSQRNGESQHTIHAMGHCHIDSAWLWPYEETIRKCARSWVTVIRLMEHNPELTFACSQAQQFEWVRSWYPGLYAQIQDYVAKGQFVPVGGTWVEMDGNLPSGESMVRQFLQGQRFFQQQFGQICSEFWLPDTFGYSAQLPQLMCGCGIKRFLTQKLSWNLVNTFPHHTFFWEGIDGSRVLTHFPPGDSYGMQGRVEEMLKTVKNNRDKGRVNHSAVLFGFGDGGGGPTQNMLDRMKRMSDTDGLPRIQISTPDRFFSVLEKESSQLCIWVGELFLELHNGTYTTQAQIKRGNRECERILHDVEVLSTLAVAQSGTFQYPASQLQQLWRLLLLNQFHDVLPGSCIQLVVRDALKYYAEIRRAGTRLQEEAVQSLCGELLQLKSGGAESTLVLNTLPWERTEVISRTEPAGTEALALVTAPSMGYAVVRESLLPPQPVAVIKQEDGSITMKNGLIAVCLDAMGRLTSLRLVHSERESVADGCRANQFALFDDVPLYWDAWDVMDYHLETRKPVTTLLKPLEITLAGGLRGSASFSLQVGESSTLTQEIILDAMCPYVCFKTQVDWKESHKFLKVEFPVQVRSTNATYEIQFGHLQRPTHWNTSWDWARFEVWAHKWMDLSEHAFGVAVLNDCKYGASAHRNVLSLSLLRAPKSPDATADIAHHQFTYAVMPHQGSFQDAGVIQCAYNLNFPLHAVPASSAPFPTWSAFSVSSPAVVLETVKQAEDRPEAVVVRLYEAHGSTVVTWLQTSLPIKEAMLCDLLERPTAKGHLPLEQQGLRLSFTPFQVLSILLVLRQ from the exons ATGACTGATATTGTCTGCAGTATGAGAAGTCCAAACGAGGAGGCGACACAG CTCCTCGGGGAGGAAAACCAGAGGAGCTTCCAGGCCCTGTATGCTGCCAACCAGATTGTCAACGTGTGTGATGTGAAGGACCCATCCACCTTCCCTGCTGCCCGTGAGCTGGCTGCCGCGATCTTCAGCCAGAGGAACGGCGAGAGCCAGCACACCATCCACGCCATGGGGCACTGCCACATTGACTCCG CCTGGCTGTGGCCATATGAGGAGACTATCCGGAAATGTGCTCGCAGCTGGGTCACGGTTATCCGTCTGATGGAGCACAACCCAGAGCTCACCTTTGCCTGCTCCCAG GCACAGCAATTCGAATGGGTGCGGAGCTGGTACCCTGGACTCTACGCCCAGATTCAGGACTACGTGGCAAAGGGGCAGTTTGTTCCTGTTGGAGGCACCTGGGTGGAAATG gATGGAAACCTGCCCAGTGGGGAGTCCATGGTGCGGCAGTTCCTTCAGGGCCAGCGGTTCTTCCAGCAGCAGTTTGGCCAGATCTGCTCAGAG TTCTGGCTGCCAGACACGTTTGGGTACTCAGCCCAGCTGCCCCAGCTGATGTGTGGCTGTGGGATCAAACGGTTCCTCACACAGAAGCTCAGCTGGAACCTGGTCAACACCTTCCCA CATCACACCTTTTTTTGGGAAGGCATTGATGGATCCCGAGTCCTGACCCATTTCCCCCCTGGTGACTCCTATGGGATGCAGGGGCGAGTGGAGGAG ATGCTGAAAACAGTGAAGAACAATAGAGACAAAGGACGTGTGAACCACAGCGCTGTCCTTTTTGGCTTTGGAGATGGAGGAGGTGGCCCCACGCAAAACATGCTGGACAGGATGAAGAGGATGAGTGATACAGATGGGCTGCCAAG GATTCAGATCTCCACTCCTGACcgttttttttctgtcctggAGAAGGAGTCATCACAGCTGTGCATCTGGGTGGGAGAACTCTTCCTCGAACTGCACAATGGCACATACACCACCCAAGCCCAG ATAAAGAGGGGAAATCGGGAGTGTGAGCGAATACTCCATGATGTGGAAGTGCTTAGCACCTTGGCTGTGGCACAGAGTGGCACGTTTCAGTATCCTGCtagccagctgcagcagctctggag GTTATTGCTGCTCAACCAGTTTCATGACGTATTACCAGGCAGCTGTATCCAGCTCGTGGTCAGGGATGCCCTGAAATACTATGCAG AGATCCGCAGGGCTGGCACTCGCCTGCAGGAGGAGGCCGTGCAGTCCTTATGTGGAGAACTGCTGCAGCTCAAGTCTGGGGGTGCTGAGAGCACTCTTGTGCTGAACACTTTGCCCTGGGAGCGGACAGAGGTGATCTCCAGGACTGAGCCAGCTGGAACAGAGGCTTTAG CTCTGGTGACAGCTCCCAGCATGGGCTATGCTGTAGTGAGGGAATCACTGCTGCCCCCTCAGCCTGTGGCAGTGATCAAGCAG GAGGATGGCTCCATCACCATGAAGAATGGGCTGATTGCAGTCTGCCTGGATGCCATGGGGCGCCTGACCTCTCTTCGCCTGGTGCACTCTGAGAG AGAATCAGTTGCCGATGGCTGCCGTGCCAACCAGTTTGCACTCTTTGATGATGTTCCCCTGTACTGGGATGCCTGGGACGTGATGGATTATCACTTGGAGACCAG GAAGCCAGTGACAACGCTGCTGAAGCCTCTGGAAATCACCCTGGCCGGGGGCCTGCGGGGAAGTGCCAGCTTTTCTCTGCAGGTCGGGGAAAGCAGCACCCTAACCCAGGAGATCATCCTGGATGCCATGTGCCCATACGTCTGCTTCAAGACCCAG GTTGACTGGAAGGAATCTCACAAGTTCCTGAAGGTGGAATTCCCCGTGCAGGTCCGTAGCACAAATGCTACCTATGAAATCCAATTTGGGCACCTGCAGCGGCCAACACACTGGAACACATCCTGGGACTGGGCCCGATTTGAG GTGTGGGCTCACAAGTGGATGGATCTCTCTGAGCACGCCTTCGGGGTGGCAGTGCTGAATGACTGTAAATACGGGGCATCAGCACACAGGAACGTCCTCAGCCTCTCATT gCTGAGAGCACCTAAGTCCCCTGATGCCACTGCAGATATTGCCCACCACCAGTTCACCTACGCTGTGATGCCTCACCAGG GCTCCTTCCAGGATGCTGGTGTGATCCAGTGTGCCTACAACTTGAATTTCCCCCTCCACGCAGTCCCAGCCAGCTCTGCACCATTTCCAACCTGGAGTGCCTTTTCTGTGAGCTCACCTGCAGTTGTTTTGGAAACTGTCAAGCAG GCTGAGGACAGACCTGAAGCTGTGGTGGTCCGGCTGTATGAGGCACATGGCAGCACAGTTGTCACTTGGCTCCAGACCTCCCTCCCCATTAAAGAGGCAATGCT ATGTGACCTTCTGGAGCGGCCAACAGCCAAGGGCCACCTGCCACTGGAACAGCAGGGTCTGAGGCTTTCCTTCACACCATTCCAAGTGCTCTCCATCCTCCTGGTTTTGAGGCAGTGA
- the MAN2C1 gene encoding alpha-mannosidase 2C1 isoform X1, producing MRGSGVGAAMLKHRRTALERVEKFVSATYFTDCNLRGRLYGDSCTPASLSCFQTPRRIPYSEAVVQEFRPARVGDTFGPTWETCWFRVELSIPPAWAGQEVHFVWESDGEGMVWRDAQPVQGLTKEGEKTSYILTSSLKETEPHSLTLYVELACNGLFGAGRGSMIAPPDPDKKFTLSKAELVVFNRDVYELLVDLEILLDMAQLLGEENQRSFQALYAANQIVNVCDVKDPSTFPAARELAAAIFSQRNGESQHTIHAMGHCHIDSAWLWPYEETIRKCARSWVTVIRLMEHNPELTFACSQAQQFEWVRSWYPGLYAQIQDYVAKGQFVPVGGTWVEMDGNLPSGESMVRQFLQGQRFFQQQFGQICSEFWLPDTFGYSAQLPQLMCGCGIKRFLTQKLSWNLVNTFPHHTFFWEGIDGSRVLTHFPPGDSYGMQGRVEEMLKTVKNNRDKGRVNHSAVLFGFGDGGGGPTQNMLDRMKRMSDTDGLPRIQISTPDRFFSVLEKESSQLCIWVGELFLELHNGTYTTQAQIKRGNRECERILHDVEVLSTLAVAQSGTFQYPASQLQQLWRLLLLNQFHDVLPGSCIQLVVRDALKYYAEIRRAGTRLQEEAVQSLCGELLQLKSGGAESTLVLNTLPWERTEVISRTEPAGTEALALVTAPSMGYAVVRESLLPPQPVAVIKQEDGSITMKNGLIAVCLDAMGRLTSLRLVHSERESVADGCRANQFALFDDVPLYWDAWDVMDYHLETRKPVTTLLKPLEITLAGGLRGSASFSLQVGESSTLTQEIILDAMCPYVCFKTQVDWKESHKFLKVEFPVQVRSTNATYEIQFGHLQRPTHWNTSWDWARFEVWAHKWMDLSEHAFGVAVLNDCKYGASAHRNVLSLSLLRAPKSPDATADIAHHQFTYAVMPHQGSFQDAGVIQCAYNLNFPLHAVPASSAPFPTWSAFSVSSPAVVLETVKQAEDRPEAVVVRLYEAHGSTVVTWLQTSLPIKEAMLCDLLERPTAKGHLPLEQQGLRLSFTPFQVLSILLVLRQ from the exons ATGCGCGGTAGCGGCGTGGGCGCCGCCATGCTGAAGCACCGGCGTACGGCGCTGGAGCGCGTCGAGAAGTTTGTGTCCGCCACCTACTTCACCGACTGCAACCTGCGGGGCAG GCTCTATGGGGACAGCTGCACGCCCGCCTCGCTCTCCTGCTTCCAGACCCCACGGCGGATCCCCTACAGCGAGGCCGTCGTGCAGGAGTTCAGGCCGGCCAGAGTGGGGGACACATTTGGGCCTAC GTGGGAGACCTGCTGGTTTAGGGTGGAGCTGAGCATCCCCCCAGCATGGGCAGGACAGGAGGTGCACTTTGTCTGGGAGAGCGATGGTGAAGGCATGGTGTGGCGAGATGCCCAGCCGGTCCAG GGTTTGACTAAGGAAGGCGAGAAGACCAGCTACATACTGACAAGCAGCCTGAAGGAGACAGAGCCCCACAG TCTGACTCTGTATGTGGAGCTGGCCTGCAATGGGCTTTTTGGGGCTGGCAGGGGCTCCATGATAGCCCCTCCGGATCCTGACAAAAAGTTCACCTTGAGCAAGGCTGAGTTGGTGGTCTTCAACAGAGATGTCTACGAGCTGCTGGTGGATCTGGAAATACTTCTGGACATGGCCCAG CTCCTCGGGGAGGAAAACCAGAGGAGCTTCCAGGCCCTGTATGCTGCCAACCAGATTGTCAACGTGTGTGATGTGAAGGACCCATCCACCTTCCCTGCTGCCCGTGAGCTGGCTGCCGCGATCTTCAGCCAGAGGAACGGCGAGAGCCAGCACACCATCCACGCCATGGGGCACTGCCACATTGACTCCG CCTGGCTGTGGCCATATGAGGAGACTATCCGGAAATGTGCTCGCAGCTGGGTCACGGTTATCCGTCTGATGGAGCACAACCCAGAGCTCACCTTTGCCTGCTCCCAG GCACAGCAATTCGAATGGGTGCGGAGCTGGTACCCTGGACTCTACGCCCAGATTCAGGACTACGTGGCAAAGGGGCAGTTTGTTCCTGTTGGAGGCACCTGGGTGGAAATG gATGGAAACCTGCCCAGTGGGGAGTCCATGGTGCGGCAGTTCCTTCAGGGCCAGCGGTTCTTCCAGCAGCAGTTTGGCCAGATCTGCTCAGAG TTCTGGCTGCCAGACACGTTTGGGTACTCAGCCCAGCTGCCCCAGCTGATGTGTGGCTGTGGGATCAAACGGTTCCTCACACAGAAGCTCAGCTGGAACCTGGTCAACACCTTCCCA CATCACACCTTTTTTTGGGAAGGCATTGATGGATCCCGAGTCCTGACCCATTTCCCCCCTGGTGACTCCTATGGGATGCAGGGGCGAGTGGAGGAG ATGCTGAAAACAGTGAAGAACAATAGAGACAAAGGACGTGTGAACCACAGCGCTGTCCTTTTTGGCTTTGGAGATGGAGGAGGTGGCCCCACGCAAAACATGCTGGACAGGATGAAGAGGATGAGTGATACAGATGGGCTGCCAAG GATTCAGATCTCCACTCCTGACcgttttttttctgtcctggAGAAGGAGTCATCACAGCTGTGCATCTGGGTGGGAGAACTCTTCCTCGAACTGCACAATGGCACATACACCACCCAAGCCCAG ATAAAGAGGGGAAATCGGGAGTGTGAGCGAATACTCCATGATGTGGAAGTGCTTAGCACCTTGGCTGTGGCACAGAGTGGCACGTTTCAGTATCCTGCtagccagctgcagcagctctggag GTTATTGCTGCTCAACCAGTTTCATGACGTATTACCAGGCAGCTGTATCCAGCTCGTGGTCAGGGATGCCCTGAAATACTATGCAG AGATCCGCAGGGCTGGCACTCGCCTGCAGGAGGAGGCCGTGCAGTCCTTATGTGGAGAACTGCTGCAGCTCAAGTCTGGGGGTGCTGAGAGCACTCTTGTGCTGAACACTTTGCCCTGGGAGCGGACAGAGGTGATCTCCAGGACTGAGCCAGCTGGAACAGAGGCTTTAG CTCTGGTGACAGCTCCCAGCATGGGCTATGCTGTAGTGAGGGAATCACTGCTGCCCCCTCAGCCTGTGGCAGTGATCAAGCAG GAGGATGGCTCCATCACCATGAAGAATGGGCTGATTGCAGTCTGCCTGGATGCCATGGGGCGCCTGACCTCTCTTCGCCTGGTGCACTCTGAGAG AGAATCAGTTGCCGATGGCTGCCGTGCCAACCAGTTTGCACTCTTTGATGATGTTCCCCTGTACTGGGATGCCTGGGACGTGATGGATTATCACTTGGAGACCAG GAAGCCAGTGACAACGCTGCTGAAGCCTCTGGAAATCACCCTGGCCGGGGGCCTGCGGGGAAGTGCCAGCTTTTCTCTGCAGGTCGGGGAAAGCAGCACCCTAACCCAGGAGATCATCCTGGATGCCATGTGCCCATACGTCTGCTTCAAGACCCAG GTTGACTGGAAGGAATCTCACAAGTTCCTGAAGGTGGAATTCCCCGTGCAGGTCCGTAGCACAAATGCTACCTATGAAATCCAATTTGGGCACCTGCAGCGGCCAACACACTGGAACACATCCTGGGACTGGGCCCGATTTGAG GTGTGGGCTCACAAGTGGATGGATCTCTCTGAGCACGCCTTCGGGGTGGCAGTGCTGAATGACTGTAAATACGGGGCATCAGCACACAGGAACGTCCTCAGCCTCTCATT gCTGAGAGCACCTAAGTCCCCTGATGCCACTGCAGATATTGCCCACCACCAGTTCACCTACGCTGTGATGCCTCACCAGG GCTCCTTCCAGGATGCTGGTGTGATCCAGTGTGCCTACAACTTGAATTTCCCCCTCCACGCAGTCCCAGCCAGCTCTGCACCATTTCCAACCTGGAGTGCCTTTTCTGTGAGCTCACCTGCAGTTGTTTTGGAAACTGTCAAGCAG GCTGAGGACAGACCTGAAGCTGTGGTGGTCCGGCTGTATGAGGCACATGGCAGCACAGTTGTCACTTGGCTCCAGACCTCCCTCCCCATTAAAGAGGCAATGCT ATGTGACCTTCTGGAGCGGCCAACAGCCAAGGGCCACCTGCCACTGGAACAGCAGGGTCTGAGGCTTTCCTTCACACCATTCCAAGTGCTCTCCATCCTCCTGGTTTTGAGGCAGTGA